From Pelosinus fermentans DSM 17108, the proteins below share one genomic window:
- a CDS encoding glycosyltransferase family 9 protein produces MSKEILIIRLSSIGDVIHCTPVASSLKAAWPDCKITWMVGGVSADLLQGNPYIDEIMIWSREKFEDYLRNLKFREALGMWRDLKNQLKGRRFDAVLDIHGLFLTGMIAKQVNTKKRIGMKGTKELNSLFMTETGEARSKHITDKYLAVLSCLGIEAVNHKMSLVVPEGARNFAKKVLQQYAVLPDEKIVVLILGTTWITKNWPIAFFTETAKLLGKDFRIILCGGKAEVQLGKEVETKAGVPVINTIGQTSLLEMAGIIEQASVVVSGDTGPLHIAGALGVPTVGMFGPTDPATYGPQGEQHEVLSSTLSCSYCHKKRCSKGGGICMERISPEMVVQKVYEILKKVRA; encoded by the coding sequence GTGTCTAAGGAAATATTGATTATCAGACTTAGTTCAATTGGTGATGTGATCCATTGTACGCCAGTAGCCAGTTCTTTGAAGGCTGCCTGGCCCGATTGCAAAATAACATGGATGGTTGGTGGGGTCTCAGCAGACCTCTTACAAGGCAATCCTTATATAGATGAAATTATGATATGGTCAAGGGAAAAATTTGAAGACTATCTTAGAAATTTAAAATTTAGAGAAGCTTTGGGAATGTGGCGTGATCTAAAAAATCAGCTAAAGGGCCGGCGGTTTGATGCGGTCCTTGATATTCACGGCCTTTTTCTTACAGGAATGATTGCCAAGCAGGTAAATACCAAAAAGCGTATTGGTATGAAGGGAACAAAAGAACTCAATTCTCTTTTTATGACGGAAACTGGGGAAGCCCGCAGTAAACATATTACCGACAAATATCTTGCAGTTCTTTCTTGTTTAGGAATTGAAGCTGTAAATCATAAAATGAGTCTTGTTGTACCTGAAGGGGCTAGAAACTTTGCCAAAAAGGTATTGCAGCAATATGCCGTTTTACCAGACGAGAAAATTGTAGTGCTCATCTTGGGGACGACTTGGATTACCAAAAATTGGCCTATTGCTTTTTTTACAGAGACAGCCAAGCTTCTTGGTAAGGATTTTCGGATCATTTTATGCGGCGGAAAAGCAGAAGTTCAATTAGGTAAGGAAGTCGAGACAAAGGCAGGGGTTCCTGTCATCAATACCATTGGACAAACCAGTCTGCTGGAAATGGCAGGTATCATAGAGCAGGCTTCTGTAGTAGTCTCTGGAGACACAGGGCCTCTGCACATAGCTGGGGCCCTGGGGGTTCCAACAGTTGGTATGTTTGGACCGACTGATCCTGCCACCTATGGTCCTCAAGGAGAGCAGCATGAGGTTCTTTCCTCGACACTTTCCTGTTCCTACTGCCATAAAAAGCGATGTTCTAAAGGAGGGGGAATATGTATGGAAAGGATATCCCCTGAAATGGTGGTTCAGAAAGTGTATGAAATCCTGAAAAAAGTAAGAGCATAA
- a CDS encoding helix-turn-helix transcriptional regulator — MKYKKLLELYIPLVDFIADIIGPNCEVLLHDIVDVENSVIAIRNGYISGRSLGCPLTDLGFKLLENKTYLQHHAFVNYRSRNDRGDNLISSTYYIKDEAGSLIGMLCVNILSASDNQGHRILGEYPLKTLFGNAVQLNDNEEITESLSTSLDHVVDNGIHKLIAKYNIAVDRMSPEEKSAIVQELRENGIFKIKGAITKAAAILKTSESTIYRYMAMK; from the coding sequence ATGAAATACAAAAAGCTGCTGGAATTATATATACCCTTAGTTGATTTTATTGCCGATATTATTGGACCGAATTGTGAAGTACTTTTACATGATATCGTTGATGTTGAAAACTCTGTGATTGCAATTCGAAATGGATATATAAGCGGCCGTTCCTTAGGATGTCCTTTAACGGATTTAGGTTTCAAGCTGCTGGAGAATAAAACGTATTTACAGCATCATGCTTTTGTCAATTATCGAAGCCGCAATGACAGGGGAGACAATTTAATTTCATCCACCTATTATATTAAAGATGAAGCAGGAAGTTTGATAGGTATGCTTTGTGTTAATATCTTAAGTGCCTCTGATAACCAGGGGCATAGAATTCTAGGTGAATATCCTTTAAAGACATTGTTTGGCAATGCAGTTCAACTGAATGACAATGAAGAAATAACAGAATCATTAAGTACTTCCTTAGATCATGTGGTAGACAATGGGATTCATAAGCTGATTGCAAAATACAATATTGCAGTGGACAGAATGTCGCCTGAGGAAAAGAGTGCTATAGTACAGGAACTGCGTGAAAATGGAATTTTTAAGATCAAAGGTGCCATAACAAAAGCTGCTGCCATTTTAAAAACATCTGAAAGTACAATTTATCGATATATGGCAATGAAATAG
- a CDS encoding BglG family transcription antiterminator, whose protein sequence is MNITSRQRMILTILLTESQGITVNEIAERIEVSTRTIHRELNDLEDLLAAHQLQLVKKAGIGIFIEGDSKQKEVVRSLLYSQRVAEYSAKERKLLILCQLLEAKEPIKLIAMAHDFKATISTISNDLDELEAWIRTYDLTLIRKRGYGVELYGTENAIRKAMSTLISENLDEFDLLGILRDNIYEKPSRHISTVSERLLGLIEKEKLIIIENSLRDLKNDLPYPLADSSFIGLAIHLALAIERIEKGEKIGFDEAYLKELERTPEFQISEKIVQTLRNRFQLDIPVAEIGYITMHLRGAKLRSAHDDYFEFKNVELALQVNKLISFCEDKLDVVLNEDPTLIQGLLAHIEPAIFRIQKNMKIRNPLLDEIKSRYNHLFQIVKAAVDAIFTELSVPDEEIGYLVMHIGASLERSRSECRKQYHALVVCASGIGSSKILASRIKKEFPDIGSTKNISMFDVEKTPKSEYDIIISTVHLSIPSQEYILVSPLLTRDDVKHITLYLESLGDCKQNAKSNSSLQEDDFLGTLRMYQSYISHSIEIIENFACHSINNHNMNIEDILGLICEKFERNHIISNKQELIKNLLEREKLGGLGISNIQLALFHSRNKDVLKPALILYFLEKPIIIKSMDNKFTNVDKLLLLLAPANISREGLEILSEISSLLVEEEIIAVLAAKEAEGIRSFFLKNLYAYIIKKIKGRDM, encoded by the coding sequence ATGAATATTACCTCAAGACAGCGTATGATATTAACTATTTTATTAACTGAGTCCCAAGGAATAACTGTTAATGAAATTGCAGAGCGAATTGAGGTAAGTACACGTACCATTCATCGAGAGCTAAATGATCTGGAAGATCTTTTAGCAGCCCATCAATTGCAGTTAGTTAAAAAAGCAGGTATTGGTATTTTTATTGAAGGTGATAGTAAACAAAAAGAAGTAGTCAGGTCGTTGTTATATAGCCAAAGAGTGGCAGAATATTCAGCGAAGGAACGAAAATTGTTGATTTTATGTCAGTTGCTGGAAGCCAAAGAACCGATCAAATTGATAGCAATGGCTCATGATTTTAAAGCTACCATATCAACGATAAGCAATGATTTAGATGAGTTAGAGGCTTGGATTCGAACCTATGATTTAACATTGATTCGCAAAAGAGGTTATGGTGTTGAATTATATGGTACAGAAAATGCCATTCGAAAAGCGATGAGTACGCTGATTTCGGAAAACTTGGATGAATTCGATTTGTTGGGAATATTAAGAGACAACATTTATGAAAAACCTTCCAGGCATATTAGTACCGTATCCGAGCGTTTGCTAGGACTCATTGAAAAAGAAAAACTGATTATCATTGAAAATTCCCTGCGGGATTTAAAAAACGATCTTCCTTACCCCTTAGCGGATAGTTCATTTATTGGTTTGGCAATCCATTTGGCTCTGGCCATCGAACGTATTGAAAAAGGTGAAAAGATCGGTTTTGATGAAGCATATTTAAAGGAATTAGAACGTACTCCGGAATTTCAAATTTCAGAAAAAATTGTGCAGACCCTTCGAAATCGCTTTCAATTAGACATACCTGTTGCCGAAATTGGTTATATTACGATGCATTTGCGAGGCGCAAAATTGCGAAGTGCTCACGACGACTATTTTGAATTTAAAAACGTGGAACTTGCTTTACAAGTGAATAAGCTCATCAGTTTTTGTGAAGACAAACTTGATGTTGTACTGAATGAAGATCCAACGTTAATTCAAGGTTTATTGGCCCATATTGAGCCAGCAATTTTCCGCATTCAAAAGAATATGAAGATTCGCAACCCCTTACTGGATGAAATTAAAAGTCGGTACAATCATTTGTTTCAGATTGTGAAAGCAGCAGTCGATGCTATTTTTACAGAATTGTCTGTTCCGGATGAAGAAATTGGCTATTTAGTGATGCACATTGGTGCTTCTCTTGAGAGAAGCCGGAGTGAATGCCGTAAGCAGTATCATGCGCTGGTTGTATGTGCAAGTGGTATCGGATCATCAAAAATATTGGCAAGCAGAATCAAAAAAGAATTCCCCGATATTGGCTCCACAAAAAACATCTCTATGTTTGATGTGGAGAAAACCCCTAAAAGCGAGTATGATATTATCATTTCAACCGTTCATTTATCCATTCCCTCTCAAGAATATATTTTGGTTAGCCCCTTGTTAACAAGAGATGATGTTAAGCACATCACTCTCTATCTAGAAAGTTTAGGCGATTGTAAGCAAAATGCCAAATCCAATTCCTCTCTGCAAGAAGATGATTTTTTAGGAACTTTAAGAATGTATCAATCTTATATCAGCCATAGTATTGAAATTATCGAGAATTTTGCTTGTCATAGCATAAATAATCATAATATGAATATTGAAGACATATTGGGTTTGATTTGTGAAAAATTTGAGAGAAATCATATCATCAGTAATAAACAGGAACTGATAAAGAATTTATTAGAAAGAGAAAAATTAGGCGGTCTGGGGATTTCCAATATACAGCTAGCACTATTTCACAGTAGAAATAAAGACGTTTTAAAACCGGCTTTAATACTGTACTTTCTGGAAAAACCAATTATTATTAAATCTATGGATAATAAATTCACCAATGTTGATAAGCTATTATTGCTTCTGGCGCCTGCCAATATTTCCAGAGAGGGCCTGGAAATATTAAGTGAAATCAGCTCCCTATTAGTCGAAGAAGAGATTATAGCAGTATTAGCCGCAAAAGAGGCGGAAGGCATACGTTCATTCTTTTTAAAAAATTTATACGCATATATTATTAAAAAAATAAAAGGGAGAGATATGTAA
- a CDS encoding TonB-dependent receptor domain-containing protein produces MNHVYRIIWNRARSCWQVVSELTKSTGKTKRRKCRSLQRMTLGLGCVLVVGVMPLGSLAYAAESEGEEQQTDYDLPALTVEAKRPEWESKLSPGTVTIIRPEDYKGEQKSLPDLLKDVPGVHVREVNGKGQYTTVSVRGSTAAQVGLFVDGVLFNLGGDAAADISTIPIKNVERIEVYRGYIPARFGGTFMGGVINIVTKRPTKENITASIGQRSYGGYIGSLQVDAPLGSGSLMVGINREQSEGDFKYKNYASDEQVAAYASQIEQRKNSLTTVADQGIATFNNVDTRSGYETVATKQTLSDAQAEYYRNNPEEWVKFATEALPGGQTALYEAEYQALYDYGYQRLITSKIYTGDSSANPNGIISDVKGYAQTYYRELYNDMSINISYAEIAADPAKYLDVYANYVAKINTEFWQPDGTMMQSLMADIEKYEKLKAELGDGTRWRRYNDYKNTDAIVKWQDDHWTVKGAWKEIDRHLPQQLWDTPGMEFAGISSGRDADAHGETGRSVNMDKKQKITTKELQVGRRDNVGNLEWGWSANYLDSNKSYRNNSRWFKDLSYYWKIPFREWSRYDSDRWGGMLDGTYKAGDNHLIEFMVNYSDEKMHIAGSMVTDGTNPDTVRYRTFYKQKMFNAQVQDTIALGKGGDLWLTPSIRYNSSTTFGSSPLEGDYQHKWNQQAEETQSKTTWQLALKKQVNDNFALRATGGTYFRLLNLYEIAGDGAGILPAPRSDLNGNLISLFPLPEEGKQWDVSALWDGRTLGADSKLQLTYFGRNAKNLLQLWRYGYDYWSYSNSAEGRARGVEMQANLKWDKWDLDLAATYTDTKARIKNDSPTGTNTYRNAKQAYAPEWEGSLRLGYRPDNRTLLFSEVKYLGEMFTESTKVNSSNQWYGQDALTTIGLGAKYKFYQGLEVIVGVNDVFNKGPKLKAYNNLQSEGYNVAFPIQGRTYYATMSYTF; encoded by the coding sequence TTGAACCATGTATATAGAATCATCTGGAATCGCGCCCGTTCCTGTTGGCAGGTCGTATCTGAATTGACGAAAAGTACGGGCAAAACAAAAAGACGCAAATGCCGCAGTCTGCAACGAATGACTCTGGGGCTGGGGTGTGTGCTGGTGGTCGGTGTCATGCCATTGGGCAGCCTGGCCTATGCCGCTGAATCTGAAGGCGAGGAGCAGCAGACAGACTATGATTTACCGGCACTCACGGTAGAAGCCAAGCGCCCGGAGTGGGAGTCCAAGCTCTCGCCCGGCACCGTGACCATTATTCGGCCGGAGGACTATAAGGGCGAGCAAAAAAGCCTGCCTGATTTGTTAAAAGACGTGCCTGGCGTCCATGTGCGCGAAGTGAATGGTAAAGGCCAATATACCACTGTCAGTGTGCGCGGATCGACGGCGGCACAGGTAGGGCTGTTTGTGGATGGAGTGCTGTTCAATCTTGGCGGCGACGCGGCGGCGGATATCTCCACTATTCCGATTAAAAACGTTGAGCGTATTGAGGTATACCGGGGATATATCCCGGCGCGCTTTGGCGGCACCTTTATGGGCGGTGTAATCAATATTGTGACCAAGCGTCCAACCAAGGAAAATATCACTGCCAGCATCGGGCAGCGCTCATACGGCGGCTATATTGGCAGCTTACAGGTGGATGCACCTCTGGGCAGCGGCAGCCTGATGGTAGGTATCAATCGGGAGCAGAGCGAAGGAGATTTCAAGTACAAGAATTATGCTAGTGATGAGCAGGTAGCGGCCTATGCTAGTCAGATTGAACAACGGAAAAATTCTCTGACAACAGTTGCCGATCAAGGGATAGCAACTTTTAACAACGTGGATACCCGGTCGGGTTATGAGACTGTAGCCACGAAACAGACCTTATCCGATGCTCAGGCCGAATACTATCGAAACAACCCGGAAGAGTGGGTGAAGTTTGCAACTGAAGCGCTGCCCGGCGGCCAGACCGCCCTTTATGAAGCAGAGTATCAAGCTTTGTATGATTACGGCTATCAAAGACTGATAACGTCCAAAATCTACACCGGTGACTCAAGCGCTAACCCAAATGGGATCATAAGCGACGTAAAGGGCTATGCCCAAACCTATTATAGGGAATTATACAATGATATGAGTATTAACATCAGTTATGCTGAGATAGCTGCCGATCCCGCCAAATATCTTGATGTTTATGCGAATTATGTTGCCAAAATAAATACTGAATTCTGGCAGCCCGACGGAACGATGATGCAGTCGCTTATGGCCGACATCGAGAAATATGAAAAACTCAAAGCTGAGCTGGGGGATGGCACCCGCTGGCGCCGGTATAACGACTATAAAAATACCGATGCCATTGTCAAATGGCAGGATGACCATTGGACAGTCAAAGGCGCCTGGAAGGAGATCGACCGGCATTTGCCGCAGCAGTTGTGGGATACTCCCGGAATGGAATTTGCTGGTATTAGTTCTGGCAGGGATGCCGATGCACATGGTGAAACAGGCCGATCTGTGAATATGGATAAAAAACAAAAAATTACGACTAAAGAGCTGCAAGTCGGCCGGCGTGATAATGTTGGCAATTTGGAATGGGGCTGGTCGGCCAATTATTTGGACTCGAATAAAAGCTACCGCAATAACAGCAGATGGTTCAAGGATCTCTCCTACTACTGGAAGATTCCATTCCGCGAATGGAGCCGGTACGACTCCGACCGCTGGGGCGGCATGCTTGACGGCACTTATAAGGCGGGGGACAATCATCTGATTGAGTTCATGGTCAACTACTCGGATGAAAAAATGCATATCGCCGGTTCCATGGTCACTGACGGCACCAATCCCGATACTGTCCGTTACCGCACTTTTTATAAGCAGAAAATGTTTAATGCCCAGGTGCAGGATACCATTGCGTTAGGGAAAGGGGGGGATTTATGGCTGACTCCCAGTATTCGCTATAATTCGTCTACCACCTTCGGCTCCAGTCCGCTGGAAGGTGACTACCAGCACAAATGGAATCAGCAAGCCGAAGAAACCCAGAGCAAGACAACCTGGCAGCTGGCCCTGAAAAAACAAGTGAACGACAACTTCGCCCTGCGGGCCACGGGCGGGACCTATTTCCGGCTGCTCAATCTGTATGAGATTGCCGGCGACGGTGCCGGTATACTGCCGGCGCCGCGCAGTGACCTCAATGGCAACCTGATTTCCCTGTTTCCGCTGCCGGAAGAAGGCAAACAGTGGGATGTCAGCGCCCTTTGGGATGGCCGCACGCTGGGCGCCGACAGCAAGCTGCAGCTGACCTATTTTGGCCGTAATGCGAAAAACCTCCTGCAGTTGTGGCGTTACGGTTATGACTATTGGTCCTACAGCAATAGCGCAGAAGGCCGGGCGCGGGGTGTGGAAATGCAGGCCAACCTCAAATGGGACAAATGGGATTTGGATCTTGCCGCCACCTATACTGACACCAAGGCCAGAATCAAAAATGACTCCCCTACTGGTACCAATACCTACAGGAACGCCAAGCAGGCGTATGCTCCCGAATGGGAAGGATCGCTGCGGCTGGGCTACCGCCCTGACAATCGGACGCTGCTGTTTAGTGAGGTTAAATATTTGGGAGAAATGTTCACCGAGAGCACCAAGGTCAATAGTTCTAACCAGTGGTACGGCCAGGATGCGCTGACCACCATTGGCTTAGGTGCCAAATATAAATTCTACCAAGGCTTGGAAGTGATAGTGGGCGTCAATGATGTCTTTAATAAGGGACCCAAGCTAAAAGCCTATAATAACCTTCAGAGTGAAGGGTACAATGTTGCATTTCCCATCCAGGGGCGCACCTATTATGCAACCATGAGCTATACGTTCTGA
- a CDS encoding S8 family peptidase, producing the protein MHEMKLLPFEVKEILDNAEKIPDGIQLMKAQEVWEPSKRGKGVVVAILDTGCQVDHPDLKDRIIGGRNFTTDDNGDPDQFGDNNGHGTHVAGTIAAAENSQGVVGIAPQVDLLILKVLDSSGNGGYQNLIRAIDYALQWQGAEGEKVRILSMSLGGETDDSALHDAIVRATGSGVLVVCAAGNTGQVERQFPGGYNEVVGVGAVDLSKKLAPFSTMNKEIDVVAPGVEIVSTYPGSRYAVLSGTSMATPHVAGAAALIINQCEKDFERTLTEAEIYAQLCKRTSTLGYKKIKEGNGFLDLTVGYQNVLHPMEVETAVKQGEVAMGQKR; encoded by the coding sequence ATGCATGAAATGAAGCTTCTACCTTTTGAGGTGAAAGAAATCTTGGACAATGCGGAAAAAATACCCGATGGTATTCAATTAATGAAAGCACAGGAGGTTTGGGAGCCAAGTAAGCGGGGCAAAGGGGTGGTCGTTGCCATCCTGGATACGGGCTGCCAGGTGGATCATCCTGATTTGAAAGACCGTATTATTGGCGGGCGCAACTTTACAACTGATGATAATGGAGACCCGGATCAGTTTGGCGACAATAATGGGCATGGTACCCATGTGGCGGGAACCATTGCTGCAGCCGAGAACAGCCAGGGGGTTGTCGGTATCGCTCCTCAGGTAGATTTGCTGATTCTTAAGGTGCTTGACAGCAGCGGAAACGGGGGTTACCAAAATCTGATCCGTGCTATCGACTATGCTCTCCAGTGGCAGGGTGCAGAAGGGGAGAAAGTGCGTATTCTCTCTATGTCATTGGGGGGAGAAACGGATGATTCGGCCTTACATGACGCCATTGTCCGGGCGACAGGCAGCGGGGTGCTGGTGGTTTGCGCTGCTGGCAATACGGGACAGGTTGAACGACAGTTCCCCGGCGGGTATAACGAGGTAGTCGGTGTGGGAGCTGTGGATTTGAGCAAAAAGCTGGCTCCTTTTAGTACGATGAATAAAGAGATTGATGTGGTTGCTCCGGGGGTGGAGATTGTTTCAACCTATCCTGGCAGCCGTTATGCCGTTCTTTCCGGAACCTCTATGGCCACACCCCATGTTGCTGGGGCCGCGGCTCTGATCATCAATCAGTGCGAAAAAGATTTTGAACGCACCCTCACGGAAGCGGAGATTTATGCCCAGCTTTGCAAACGGACCAGTACGTTAGGATACAAAAAAATCAAAGAAGGCAACGGTTTCCTGGATCTGACTGTTGGTTACCAGAATGTCTTGCATCCCATGGAGGTGGAGACAGCAGTTAAGCAAGGCGAAGTTGCTATGGGTCAAAAACGATGA
- a CDS encoding amino acid permease — protein MEEKELTRGLKSRHIELIALGGTIGVGLFMGSASTIKWAGPSVLLAYALAGIIMFFVMRIMGEMLYLEPMTGSFATYAHKYVSPLAGYLTAWCYWFLWVTVGMAEVTAIGIYVKYWFPLIPQWLPALAGVAIVASANLVAVKYYGEFEFWFALIKVAAIVAMIVIGLGMILFGFGNGGQPVGIENLYIHGGFFAGGLEGFLFALCLVTASYQGVEMVGITAGEAQDPKNTLRRATKNIIWRILIFYIGAIFVILAIYPWNQVGTIGSPFVMTFAKIGIVAAAGIINFVVLTAAMSGCNSGIYSAGRMLYTLSKNGQAPRFFGRVSNNGMPGNSIMVTISCLLLGVFLNYIAPDSKLFLYIYSASILPGMIPWFVLAFSQIAFRKKWKEEMEAHPFKSPFFPISNYVTVIFLLLVLIGMWFNDDTRISLIVGGIFCTIVVISYYVFGLGKNQSAKGLDDTHNKVS, from the coding sequence ATGGAAGAAAAAGAACTAACCAGAGGGCTGAAGTCGCGGCATATTGAATTGATTGCTTTGGGGGGAACCATTGGTGTTGGTCTTTTTATGGGGTCAGCGAGTACGATCAAGTGGGCAGGTCCTTCCGTATTGCTTGCTTATGCATTAGCAGGTATTATTATGTTTTTTGTTATGCGCATTATGGGGGAAATGCTTTACTTAGAGCCAATGACAGGTTCTTTTGCAACCTATGCCCACAAATATGTCAGCCCTTTGGCGGGTTATCTGACTGCCTGGTGCTATTGGTTTTTATGGGTTACAGTTGGAATGGCGGAAGTAACGGCCATTGGAATTTATGTTAAGTACTGGTTTCCCCTCATTCCCCAATGGCTGCCAGCGTTGGCAGGGGTAGCGATTGTGGCATCGGCAAATTTAGTTGCTGTTAAGTACTATGGCGAATTTGAATTTTGGTTTGCACTCATTAAAGTAGCGGCGATCGTTGCTATGATTGTGATTGGGCTTGGTATGATTCTTTTTGGCTTCGGCAATGGAGGTCAGCCTGTTGGTATCGAAAATCTATATATTCATGGCGGATTTTTTGCTGGTGGTTTAGAAGGTTTTTTATTTGCTCTTTGCTTGGTAACGGCGTCTTATCAAGGCGTTGAAATGGTTGGCATTACCGCTGGTGAAGCACAAGATCCTAAAAACACCTTACGGCGCGCTACCAAAAATATTATTTGGCGTATTTTAATTTTCTATATTGGAGCCATATTTGTTATACTGGCCATTTATCCATGGAATCAAGTCGGTACAATCGGCAGCCCCTTTGTTATGACCTTTGCCAAAATTGGAATTGTTGCTGCTGCCGGAATTATCAATTTTGTTGTTTTGACGGCCGCGATGTCAGGGTGCAACAGTGGAATTTATAGTGCGGGGAGAATGCTTTACACCTTATCCAAGAACGGTCAGGCTCCTCGATTCTTTGGCAGGGTATCAAATAACGGGATGCCCGGCAATAGCATTATGGTTACAATTTCCTGCTTATTATTAGGTGTGTTTTTAAACTACATTGCTCCAGATTCCAAATTATTTCTATACATTTACAGTGCTAGTATTCTTCCAGGTATGATCCCTTGGTTTGTGCTGGCATTTAGTCAGATTGCATTCAGAAAGAAATGGAAAGAGGAAATGGAAGCTCATCCTTTCAAGTCCCCGTTTTTTCCCATCAGCAATTATGTAACGGTTATTTTTCTGCTATTGGTGTTGATTGGAATGTGGTTCAATGATGATACTCGCATATCATTAATCGTAGGAGGTATATTCTGCACGATTGTCGTAATAAGTTATTATGTTTTTGGTTTAGGGAAAAATCAATCTGCGAAAGGATTAGATGATACTCATAATAAAGTGAGCTAA
- a CDS encoding type I phosphomannose isomerase catalytic subunit, which translates to MYPLKFAPVYQERLWGGTNLKKIFGRDITSDHIGESWDLSGHSNGVSIVENGYLAGKSLNQLIIEYREKLMGKKFAENESFPILVKILDANDNLSIQVHPDDEYAHRVEGEAGKTEAWYVIHAKDDAHIIYGLKDHITKEAFIKAVEMHHISDVIKKVPVKAGDMIYVPSGTVHALLEGVMVYEIQQNSDTTYRIYDYDRVTKDGKLRELHIDKALDVITFTKQPSCVFTDHSISSQYFSVEKLSVTGDLHGETKEIFIIYCVIEGSGEVVYQDKGESLKPGDTVLIPACLKNFTLRGNLRLLQIT; encoded by the coding sequence ATGTATCCGTTAAAATTTGCACCTGTTTATCAGGAACGTCTTTGGGGTGGTACAAATCTGAAAAAAATATTTGGCAGAGACATTACCAGTGACCATATCGGAGAGAGCTGGGATCTATCTGGCCATAGCAATGGCGTGAGTATCGTGGAAAACGGTTATTTAGCTGGTAAAAGCTTAAATCAATTGATAATAGAGTACCGGGAAAAATTAATGGGAAAGAAATTTGCAGAGAACGAATCCTTTCCTATACTCGTTAAAATTCTTGATGCCAATGATAATTTATCCATTCAAGTACATCCTGATGATGAATATGCCCATAGGGTGGAAGGAGAAGCCGGTAAAACGGAAGCTTGGTATGTCATACATGCAAAGGATGATGCGCATATCATATATGGCCTTAAAGATCATATTACCAAGGAAGCCTTTATTAAAGCGGTAGAAATGCATCATATTAGTGATGTCATAAAAAAAGTGCCTGTGAAAGCAGGAGACATGATCTATGTTCCGTCAGGTACCGTTCATGCTTTGCTCGAAGGCGTGATGGTATATGAAATACAACAAAATTCAGATACAACCTATCGAATCTACGATTATGATCGAGTGACAAAAGATGGAAAGCTTCGAGAGCTGCATATCGATAAGGCTCTTGATGTCATAACGTTCACTAAACAGCCCAGTTGTGTATTTACGGATCATAGTATTTCAAGCCAGTATTTTTCTGTAGAAAAGTTGTCTGTTACTGGGGATTTGCATGGGGAAACAAAAGAGATCTTTATCATATATTGTGTAATCGAAGGATCGGGTGAGGTTGTTTATCAGGATAAGGGGGAAAGCCTAAAACCTGGAGATACGGTACTCATTCCGGCATGTTTGAAAAATTTCACATTACGAGGTAATCTTCGACTATTACAAATAACATAA